From Pseudoleptotrichia goodfellowii, a single genomic window includes:
- a CDS encoding GNAT family N-acetyltransferase: MAWICKEFNELDVNELFLIYKERVAVFVVEQECPYQEVDDNDLIATHLFKIDNNKITAYCRIIPENDGIHLGRVLVAKNERKSGAGRELVSEALKVIKEKWKDMPIHAQAQAYLENFYNSFDFKAVSDVYLEDNIPHLDMILK, encoded by the coding sequence ATGGCTTGGATTTGTAAAGAGTTTAACGAACTTGATGTAAATGAACTTTTTCTTATTTATAAAGAAAGAGTTGCTGTATTCGTTGTAGAACAGGAATGTCCTTATCAGGAAGTTGATGATAATGATTTAATCGCAACTCATCTTTTTAAAATCGATAATAATAAAATTACTGCTTATTGTCGTATTATTCCTGAAAATGACGGTATTCACTTAGGACGGGTATTAGTTGCAAAAAACGAAAGAAAATCGGGGGCAGGACGTGAACTTGTTTCCGAAGCATTGAAAGTTATAAAAGAAAAATGGAAAGATATGCCTATTCATGCACAGGCACAGGCGTATTTAGAGAATTTTTACAATTCTTTCGACTTTAAAGCCGTTTCGGACGTTTATCTTGAGGATAACATTCCTCATTTGGATATGATTTTGAAATAA
- a CDS encoding helix-turn-helix domain-containing protein — MSESSITKYLEEVTGFTFNELLRHMRISKALNLLVYTDLNIEEIAYSVGFVDGAHISKLCNKYLQMKPNAYREYYKNIYRIFNEKEQKLVYEIVNYIQNNYTQEITINDVTNKFNITDTKLNKILMSYSGKRFIDFLNFLRINKACELLVTTDKSIIDISFELGYNTVKTFNNNFFKLKNITPTDLRKNVKAEI; from the coding sequence ATGAGTGAGTCGTCTATAACAAAATATTTGGAAGAAGTTACAGGATTTACATTTAACGAGTTATTAAGGCATATGAGGATTTCTAAAGCATTGAATCTGCTTGTATATACTGATCTTAATATTGAAGAAATAGCCTATTCCGTAGGGTTTGTAGACGGAGCACATATATCCAAATTATGTAATAAATATTTACAGATGAAGCCTAATGCTTATAGGGAATATTACAAAAATATATATAGAATATTTAATGAAAAAGAACAGAAGCTCGTCTATGAAATAGTAAATTATATTCAGAATAATTATACTCAGGAAATCACTATTAACGATGTAACAAACAAATTCAATATTACCGATACAAAATTGAATAAGATTTTAATGTCGTATTCCGGCAAAAGATTTATCGACTTTCTGAATTTTTTAAGAATTAATAAAGCCTGTGAATTATTGGTTACAACCGACAAAAGTATTATTGATATTTCTTTTGAATTAGGATATAATACCGTTAAAACATTTAATAATAATTTTTTTAAATTGAAAAATATAACGCCTACAGATTTGAGGAAAAATGTGAAAGCAGAAATTTGA
- the arcD gene encoding arginine-ornithine antiporter codes for MPNKQKKLGIFALTALVISSSLGSGIFGISGDMASSAGPGAALLAWVIVGFGVLMLCLSLTNLNEKCPDLSGIFSYAETGFGPFGGFISGWGYWLSSWLGNVAFATMMMSAVAYFVPAYGQGNNLISILSASVILWLMFYLVNRGVESAAILNAVITVCKLVPLVLFIVIAVISFKADVFSANFWGTVSGNFEFSQVFSQIQKSMMVLMWVFVGIEGAAMMSDRAEKKSIVGKSTILGLTGLLIVYILASILPYGLMTREELSKLGQPAMGYILQALVGTWGAALVNIALIISIFGCWLSWTMLPAETTLLMAKRNLLPKKFGELNEKKAPTFSLLFMTVLTQAFVFTLLFTDKAYSFAYSLCTAAIFVSWLFVTLYQVIYSYENKEWSQLFIGLFGSVFYLWAIWASGIGYFLLCLTVYILGIYLYAKARKENGISKVFSQKESIVIIFIVIGALLSIYMLFTGQIAV; via the coding sequence ATGCCAAATAAACAGAAAAAATTAGGGATTTTTGCTTTGACAGCATTAGTAATAAGTTCTTCTCTGGGAAGCGGAATTTTCGGTATATCGGGCGATATGGCATCAAGTGCCGGTCCGGGTGCTGCTTTACTGGCTTGGGTAATTGTAGGATTCGGTGTATTAATGTTATGTTTGAGTTTAACCAACTTAAATGAAAAATGTCCCGATTTAAGCGGTATATTCAGTTATGCAGAAACAGGATTTGGTCCTTTCGGAGGGTTTATAAGCGGTTGGGGATATTGGTTATCTTCCTGGCTTGGAAACGTAGCTTTTGCTACAATGATGATGAGTGCAGTAGCTTATTTTGTGCCTGCATACGGGCAGGGAAATAATCTGATATCTATTTTATCGGCAAGTGTTATTTTGTGGTTAATGTTTTACCTTGTAAACAGAGGAGTGGAAAGTGCCGCAATATTAAATGCCGTTATTACTGTTTGTAAATTGGTTCCTTTAGTTTTATTTATCGTTATTGCGGTAATATCTTTTAAAGCCGACGTATTTTCAGCAAATTTTTGGGGAACAGTTTCGGGAAATTTTGAATTTTCTCAGGTTTTCTCTCAAATACAGAAAAGTATGATGGTATTAATGTGGGTATTTGTAGGTATTGAAGGAGCGGCAATGATGTCGGATCGTGCTGAAAAGAAATCAATAGTAGGAAAATCCACAATTTTAGGATTGACAGGATTATTAATCGTATATATTTTGGCGTCTATTCTGCCTTATGGGTTAATGACAAGAGAAGAACTGTCGAAATTAGGACAACCTGCAATGGGTTATATACTTCAGGCTCTTGTAGGTACATGGGGAGCAGCTCTTGTAAATATCGCATTAATTATTTCGATTTTCGGTTGCTGGCTTTCATGGACAATGTTACCTGCAGAAACTACACTTCTTATGGCAAAAAGAAATCTTCTGCCTAAAAAATTCGGAGAGTTAAACGAGAAAAAAGCTCCGACTTTCTCGCTTTTATTTATGACAGTATTGACACAGGCATTTGTATTTACTCTTTTGTTTACGGATAAAGCTTACAGTTTTGCGTATTCATTGTGTACTGCAGCAATATTTGTTTCATGGTTGTTTGTAACTCTGTATCAGGTAATATATTCATATGAAAATAAAGAGTGGAGTCAGCTTTTTATAGGACTCTTCGGATCGGTATTTTATCTTTGGGCTATTTGGGCATCGGGAATAGGATATTTTCTTTTGTGCTTGACAGTATACATATTAGGAATATATCTTTATGCAAAAGCAAGAAAAGAAAACGGGATTTCAAAAGTATTTTCACAAAAGGAATCCATTGTAATAATTTTTATAGTAATAGGAGCATTATTATCAATTTATATGCTCTTTACAGGACAGATAGCCGTTTAA
- the arcC gene encoding carbamate kinase — MAKRVVVALGGNALGNSPEEQLQLVKNTAKSIVDMIKEGYEVIIGHGNGPQVGMINLAMDYAANGEVKTPYMPFAECGAMSQGYIGYHLQQAIREELQAQNIKKGVVTLVTQVVVDKDDPAFTNPTKPIGMFYSKEEADKIAAEKGFTFVEDAGRGYRRVVPSPLPKRIVELEEVETLVNNGTVVITVGGGGIPVIEENGRYKGVDSVIDKDKSSSKLAADLKADMLVILTAVDKVYINYNKPDQKELDVINTEEVKKYIDEGHFAKGSMLPKIEACVEYVKNNKNGQAIITSLQNAGSALAGNTGTVIKF, encoded by the coding sequence ATGGCGAAAAGAGTAGTAGTAGCACTTGGCGGAAACGCTTTAGGAAATTCTCCTGAAGAGCAGTTGCAATTAGTAAAAAATACTGCAAAATCAATCGTTGATATGATCAAAGAGGGATATGAAGTTATAATAGGTCATGGAAACGGTCCTCAAGTGGGAATGATAAACTTGGCAATGGATTACGCTGCAAACGGAGAAGTAAAAACTCCTTATATGCCTTTTGCAGAATGCGGCGCGATGAGTCAGGGTTATATAGGATATCATCTTCAACAGGCAATAAGAGAAGAATTGCAGGCTCAAAATATTAAAAAAGGTGTTGTAACATTAGTTACTCAGGTAGTTGTCGATAAAGATGACCCTGCTTTCACTAATCCTACAAAACCTATAGGTATGTTCTACAGTAAAGAAGAAGCTGACAAAATAGCAGCCGAAAAAGGATTTACATTTGTAGAAGATGCGGGAAGAGGATACAGAAGAGTAGTACCTTCTCCGTTACCTAAAAGAATAGTTGAACTTGAAGAAGTGGAAACACTTGTAAATAATGGTACAGTTGTAATAACTGTAGGCGGAGGAGGAATACCTGTAATAGAAGAAAATGGTCGTTACAAAGGTGTTGACTCTGTTATAGACAAAGATAAATCAAGTTCAAAACTTGCTGCTGACTTAAAAGCTGACATGCTTGTAATATTGACAGCAGTTGACAAAGTTTATATTAACTATAATAAACCTGATCAAAAAGAATTGGATGTTATAAATACTGAAGAAGTTAAAAAATATATTGATGAAGGTCATTTTGCCAAAGGAAGTATGCTACCGAAAATAGAAGCTTGTGTAGAATATGTAAAAAATAATAAAAATGGACAGGCAATAATAACTTCATTACAAAATGCAGGTTCTGCTTTGGCAGGAAATACAGGAACTGTTATTAAATTTTAA
- a CDS encoding M48 family metallopeptidase translates to MKKIFKILMILTGVTALVSCTTAPLTGRKQLKLVSDDSLVAESKQQYSEFISKLRSKNMIANDTPDGRRLAAIGRRISTSVEKFMNENGMSNKVKDLSWEFNLIKSEDINAFALPGGKIAFYTGIMPVLKTDAGVAFVMGHEIGHVIGGHHAESQSGRTAAGLIMLGKEVADALTGGATSVVNNDLVGQGLSVGLLKFSRTQEYEADKYGMIFMAMAGYNPEEAIKAQERMMAMEKGRNVEILSTHPSTEKRIEALKNFLPEAMKYYKK, encoded by the coding sequence ATGAAAAAAATTTTTAAAATTTTAATGATTTTAACGGGGGTGACGGCACTTGTAAGCTGTACCACAGCACCTTTGACGGGGAGAAAGCAACTTAAACTTGTAAGTGATGATAGTCTTGTGGCAGAGTCGAAACAGCAATATTCAGAGTTTATAAGTAAGCTGCGTTCCAAAAACATGATTGCAAATGATACACCTGACGGGCGTAGACTTGCTGCAATAGGGAGAAGAATATCGACATCTGTGGAAAAATTTATGAATGAAAACGGAATGAGCAATAAAGTAAAAGATTTGAGTTGGGAGTTTAATCTTATAAAAAGTGAAGACATTAATGCTTTTGCACTTCCCGGCGGGAAAATAGCTTTTTACACAGGGATAATGCCGGTATTAAAAACCGATGCAGGAGTAGCTTTTGTTATGGGGCATGAAATAGGTCACGTAATAGGAGGACATCATGCAGAAAGTCAGAGCGGAAGAACAGCTGCAGGATTGATTATGCTTGGAAAAGAAGTAGCCGATGCTCTTACAGGAGGAGCAACTTCTGTTGTAAATAATGATTTGGTGGGTCAGGGACTTTCAGTAGGACTCTTGAAGTTCAGCAGAACACAGGAATATGAAGCCGACAAATACGGAATGATATTTATGGCAATGGCAGGATATAATCCTGAAGAGGCTATAAAAGCTCAGGAAAGAATGATGGCAATGGAAAAAGGAAGAAATGTAGAAATATTGTCGACACATCCGTCTACGGAAAAGAGAATAGAAGCATTGAAAAACTTTTTACCTGAAGCTATGAAATATTATAAAAAATAA
- a CDS encoding YfcC family protein, whose translation MAKKKGIQLSAFSILFLIIFALAILTYLFPQVQDASLATVVMAPFNGFKEAIDVCIFILLLGGFLGVVTKTGALDAGIGALVKKLKGNELVLIVILMILFSIGGTTYGMAEETVAFYVLICSTMVAAGFDTTVGVATIMLGAGVGVLGSTVNPFAVGVALDALKEKGIQYNSATVIVLGAILWLTALLMAIFYVLRYAKKVKAEKGSTILSLQEQNDMHEHFGHANFDNIEFTGKTRATLIVFGITFIIMVISLIPWENFGINIFVGWSSFLTGTPLGKWYFGELSMWFLIAAIVIGVINRFKESEIIDSFMDGVKDILSVVLIIAVARGASVLMAATKFDTFILESASTALKGLSPVIFAPASYVLFLVLSFLIPSTSGLASVAFPVLGPLTSTLGYSAEVMVLIFSAASGVINLITPTSGVVMGGLAIGKMQYGTWLKFVGKLIAAIIIADVVILTAAMMFIR comes from the coding sequence ATGGCTAAGAAAAAAGGTATTCAGTTATCAGCTTTTTCGATATTGTTTTTAATAATATTTGCTTTGGCAATTTTAACATATCTATTTCCTCAAGTACAAGATGCTTCGTTGGCAACAGTAGTAATGGCACCTTTTAACGGATTTAAAGAAGCTATTGATGTATGTATATTTATATTATTACTTGGAGGATTTTTAGGAGTAGTTACTAAAACAGGAGCTTTAGATGCAGGAATAGGAGCTTTAGTAAAAAAACTTAAAGGAAATGAACTTGTCTTAATTGTTATATTGATGATTTTATTTTCCATAGGTGGAACTACTTACGGAATGGCAGAAGAAACAGTTGCATTTTATGTGTTAATCTGTTCTACAATGGTTGCTGCAGGTTTTGATACTACTGTGGGAGTTGCAACAATAATGCTTGGTGCAGGAGTCGGAGTTTTAGGATCTACAGTAAATCCGTTTGCAGTGGGAGTTGCTCTTGATGCATTAAAAGAAAAAGGAATCCAATATAATAGTGCAACTGTAATAGTATTGGGAGCTATATTATGGCTTACTGCTCTATTAATGGCTATTTTCTATGTGTTAAGATATGCTAAAAAAGTAAAAGCTGAAAAAGGTTCTACTATTTTGTCATTACAGGAACAAAATGATATGCATGAGCATTTTGGACATGCAAATTTTGATAATATAGAATTTACAGGAAAAACAAGAGCTACATTAATAGTATTCGGGATAACATTTATTATAATGGTAATTTCATTAATACCATGGGAAAACTTTGGAATAAATATTTTTGTAGGTTGGTCCAGTTTCTTAACAGGAACTCCTTTAGGAAAATGGTATTTTGGTGAATTATCAATGTGGTTCTTAATTGCTGCAATTGTAATAGGTGTAATTAACAGATTTAAAGAATCTGAAATTATAGATTCTTTTATGGACGGAGTAAAAGATATACTAAGTGTTGTATTGATAATAGCAGTTGCTAGAGGTGCTTCTGTATTAATGGCTGCTACAAAATTTGATACATTTATTTTGGAATCTGCTTCAACAGCATTAAAAGGATTATCCCCTGTTATATTTGCACCGGCTTCATATGTGTTATTCTTGGTATTGTCATTCTTAATTCCTTCTACATCGGGATTGGCTTCAGTTGCATTCCCTGTATTGGGACCTTTGACATCTACTTTAGGATACAGTGCTGAAGTTATGGTATTAATATTCAGTGCGGCTTCAGGAGTTATAAACCTTATAACACCTACATCAGGGGTTGTTATGGGAGGTCTTGCAATAGGTAAAATGCAATACGGAACATGGTTAAAATTTGTAGGAAAACTTATTGCAGCAATAATTATTGCTGATGTAGTTATATTAACAGCAGCAATGATGTTTATCAGATAA
- the dusA gene encoding tRNA dihydrouridine(20/20a) synthase DusA, with translation MEDRKRKIYMKNIISIAPMVDRTDRNFRNFVRMINKDVLLYTEMITAQAVINGDSDYILEFDDTEHPIVLQLAVTNKKEAYEAIKIAEKYNYDEINLNVGCPSDRVSGNMMGAYLMAFPETVAEIVAEIKKATDKPVSIKHRIGIDGKNILPETFKRTLLDKYEDMLNFVNITQKAGVKKYVVHARIAVLEGLDPKQNREIPPLRYEEVYRLKKEKPELHIEMNGGIKTTEQIDEHLKYVDAVMLGREIYDNPMILSKFGKYYGKNIEITREEIIEKMILYVEKMERENKRPHLFLMHTHGLFHGVKGSKYWKREINAPQADSHTLRRLLKEVKDFSE, from the coding sequence ATTGAAGATCGGAAAAGAAAGATTTACATGAAAAATATTATAAGTATTGCACCTATGGTAGACAGAACCGACAGAAATTTCAGAAATTTTGTGAGAATGATAAATAAAGATGTGCTGTTATATACTGAAATGATAACGGCACAGGCTGTCATAAACGGCGACAGTGACTATATTTTGGAATTTGATGATACGGAACATCCTATTGTTCTTCAGCTTGCTGTTACAAATAAAAAAGAGGCATACGAAGCGATAAAGATTGCCGAAAAGTATAATTATGACGAGATAAATCTGAACGTAGGATGTCCTTCAGACAGGGTGTCGGGTAATATGATGGGAGCCTATTTAATGGCTTTTCCTGAAACAGTAGCTGAGATAGTGGCGGAAATTAAAAAAGCTACTGATAAACCTGTTTCTATAAAGCACAGAATAGGAATTGATGGGAAAAATATATTGCCTGAAACTTTTAAAAGGACTTTACTCGATAAATATGAGGATATGCTGAATTTTGTCAATATCACTCAGAAGGCAGGAGTAAAAAAATATGTTGTTCATGCCAGAATAGCTGTTCTTGAAGGACTTGATCCTAAACAAAACAGAGAAATACCGCCACTGAGATATGAAGAAGTATACAGATTGAAAAAGGAAAAGCCTGAACTGCATATTGAAATGAACGGAGGGATAAAAACAACAGAGCAGATTGATGAACATTTGAAATATGTGGATGCTGTGATGCTCGGAAGAGAAATATATGATAATCCTATGATATTAAGTAAGTTCGGAAAATATTACGGAAAAAATATAGAAATTACAAGAGAAGAAATAATTGAAAAAATGATTTTGTATGTGGAAAAAATGGAAAGAGAGAATAAAAGACCGCATTTATTTTTGATGCACACTCACGGACTTTTTCACGGGGTAAAAGGAAGTAAATACTGGAAAAGAGAAATAAATGCTCCTCAAGCTGATTCTCATACTTTAAGAAGATTACTGAAAGAAGTAAAAGATTTTAGTGAATAG
- the argS gene encoding arginine--tRNA ligase has product MKPIIIKVEDILNKNIEKIFGKNSQKVEIQYSSKKEFADFQTNFALINSKIIEKNPREIAAEIADKFEDNDIIDKFEITDPGFLNIYIKNSKIIEELKKIGEGKYIFPIDTSKKTIIDYSSPNIAKRMHIGHLRSTIIGDSLKRILEYVGFKVLGDNHLGDWGSHFGKLIVGCNKWLDEEEYKKNPIGELERIYIKFSDEAQLNPELEVSAKEEWEKLKARDKENVKLWKNFVKCSLKEFEKVYNILNVKFDMYNGESFYAEMIPEILESLKNKKIAVLDDGVLTVYFAKEEKITPCILQRKDGNYISYPSTDLATIKYRKDVLNIENAIYVMDERPKEHFRQVFKISEMAGKEYAYEKTHVWFGIMRFEDDIISSATEENNIRLINILEQAVKEAEKIIDLRNPDLSEKEKKEIGKIVGIGAVKYFDLSQNRMTPISFSWDKVLNFEENTSPYLQYTYVRIMSIFRKIKENNIDYNKNYRQISENFNGEERELATALLKFPYSVMKACEAYKPNLIADYLFETAKIFNTFYATESILKEEDKSRFYMKLLLAEKTAYIIKEGLQLLGIEVVDRM; this is encoded by the coding sequence ATGAAACCGATAATAATTAAAGTCGAAGATATATTAAATAAAAATATTGAGAAGATATTCGGTAAAAATTCTCAAAAGGTCGAAATTCAATATTCGTCAAAGAAGGAATTTGCCGATTTTCAGACTAATTTTGCTTTGATAAATTCAAAAATAATAGAAAAAAATCCGAGAGAGATTGCCGCAGAAATAGCGGATAAATTTGAAGATAACGATATTATCGATAAATTTGAAATTACAGATCCCGGATTTTTAAATATATATATAAAAAATTCAAAAATTATTGAGGAACTAAAAAAAATAGGAGAAGGAAAATATATTTTTCCGATTGATACTTCCAAAAAGACAATTATAGACTATTCTTCGCCGAATATAGCCAAAAGGATGCATATAGGTCATTTGAGAAGTACAATAATCGGAGATTCTTTAAAGCGTATATTGGAATATGTAGGTTTTAAAGTGTTGGGAGATAATCATTTAGGAGATTGGGGAAGCCATTTTGGAAAGCTGATAGTGGGATGTAATAAATGGCTGGATGAAGAAGAGTATAAGAAAAATCCTATAGGAGAATTGGAAAGAATATATATAAAGTTTTCCGATGAGGCTCAATTAAATCCGGAATTGGAGGTTTCGGCAAAAGAAGAATGGGAAAAATTGAAAGCAAGAGATAAAGAAAACGTAAAATTATGGAAAAATTTTGTAAAATGCTCATTGAAAGAATTTGAAAAAGTGTACAATATATTAAACGTAAAATTTGATATGTATAACGGGGAATCTTTTTATGCAGAAATGATACCGGAAATACTCGAATCTCTTAAAAATAAGAAAATTGCAGTGCTTGATGATGGTGTACTGACAGTATATTTTGCCAAAGAGGAAAAAATAACACCTTGTATACTTCAAAGAAAAGACGGTAATTATATTTCTTATCCTTCAACGGATTTGGCAACAATAAAATACAGAAAAGATGTTTTGAATATTGAAAATGCTATATATGTGATGGATGAAAGGCCGAAAGAGCATTTCAGACAGGTATTTAAAATATCCGAAATGGCAGGAAAAGAATATGCTTATGAGAAAACTCATGTATGGTTCGGAATTATGAGATTTGAAGATGATATTATCTCGTCGGCAACAGAAGAAAATAATATAAGGCTTATCAATATACTTGAACAGGCAGTAAAAGAAGCCGAAAAAATCATTGATTTGAGGAATCCCGATTTGTCCGAAAAAGAAAAGAAGGAAATTGGAAAAATTGTAGGGATAGGAGCTGTAAAATACTTTGATTTAAGTCAGAACAGAATGACTCCGATATCTTTTTCATGGGATAAAGTTCTGAATTTTGAAGAAAATACTTCGCCTTATCTCCAGTATACATATGTGAGAATAATGTCCATTTTCAGAAAAATTAAGGAAAATAATATTGATTATAACAAAAATTATAGGCAGATTTCCGAAAACTTTAACGGAGAAGAAAGAGAACTGGCTACTGCATTACTGAAGTTTCCTTATTCGGTCATGAAAGCATGTGAGGCTTATAAACCGAATCTGATAGCGGATTATCTGTTTGAAACAGCCAAAATTTTTAATACATTTTATGCAACAGAATCCATATTAAAAGAAGAAGATAAAAGCAGATTTTATATGAAACTTTTACTTGCGGAAAAAACAGCTTATATAATAAAAGAAGGGTTACAATTATTAGGGATAGAAGTGGTCGACAGGATGTAA
- the htpX gene encoding zinc metalloprotease HtpX, giving the protein MFENSLKTGLLMTGLVALFVAIGSLFGREGALLGLLIAGGMSFFSYWNSDKLVLSSYRAQEVTEVNNPRLYRMVQNLAKNAGLPMPKIYIIPEQQPNAFATGRDPQHAAVACTQGLLEIMNDEELSGVLGHELGHVKHRDILISTIAATFAGAISNIARFLPYYGAGTRRRRNDDNGGTAALAMLLSLLAPIGALIIQMSISRKREFMADRAGAEFSGNPLYLRNALVKLETYSQRIQMNNRNPAYSHMFIVNPLAGLSGLANLFRTHPSTEERISELEKMARNKGY; this is encoded by the coding sequence ATGTTTGAAAACAGTTTAAAAACAGGATTGCTTATGACAGGACTTGTAGCTTTATTTGTAGCAATCGGAAGTTTATTCGGACGGGAAGGAGCATTATTGGGACTTTTAATTGCCGGAGGAATGAGCTTTTTCAGTTACTGGAACAGTGACAAACTGGTTTTAAGCTCATACAGGGCACAGGAAGTCACAGAAGTAAATAATCCGAGGTTATACAGAATGGTACAGAATCTGGCTAAAAATGCCGGTCTTCCCATGCCGAAAATTTACATTATACCCGAACAGCAGCCTAATGCTTTTGCCACAGGAAGAGATCCCCAACATGCTGCCGTAGCCTGTACACAGGGATTACTTGAAATAATGAACGATGAAGAATTATCAGGAGTCTTGGGACACGAATTGGGGCATGTAAAACATAGAGACATTTTGATAAGTACCATTGCAGCAACTTTTGCCGGTGCTATTTCCAATATAGCAAGATTTTTGCCTTATTACGGTGCAGGAACAAGGCGTCGTCGTAATGATGATAACGGAGGAACTGCAGCATTGGCGATGTTACTTTCATTATTGGCTCCTATAGGTGCTTTAATAATTCAGATGTCTATTTCAAGAAAAAGAGAATTTATGGCAGACAGAGCCGGTGCCGAATTTTCGGGAAATCCGTTATATTTAAGAAACGCTCTTGTAAAGCTTGAAACTTACAGTCAAAGAATACAGATGAATAATAGAAATCCTGCTTATTCTCATATGTTCATAGTAAATCCTTTGGCAGGATTGTCAGGCTTGGCAAATTTATTCAGAACTCACCCTTCTACCGAAGAAAGAATAAGCGAACTTGAAAAAATGGCAAGAAATAAAGGATATTAA
- a CDS encoding aminotransferase, which translates to MKIANFGVEEWLNVWENDAVYDIAGSSIASFTLEEIIKIGGKTQEEFFSDLLNKKMNYGWIEGSPEFKKQVSMLYKNISPEQILQTNGATGANFLALYSLIEPGDHVISLYPTYQQLYDIPRSLGAEVDLWHIREEKNWLPDLDELHKMIRPDTKMICINNANNPTGAVMEEEFLKELVEIAKSCGAYILSDEVYKPLEEGLYIPAIADIYDKGISANSLSKTYSIPGIRIGWTAANPEITDIFRKYRDYTMICMGVFDDYLAAYVLKNKEAVLERNRKIVSENLNIVKEWVKNEPRVSLIFPRHVSTSFIKLDIPLEIEEFCIKLLKEKGVLLVPGNRFDMPGYARLGYCTHTETLKNGLKALSEYLREFDNH; encoded by the coding sequence ATGAAAATAGCAAATTTCGGAGTGGAAGAGTGGCTGAATGTATGGGAAAATGATGCTGTTTATGATATTGCAGGAAGTTCAATAGCCTCGTTTACTTTAGAAGAAATTATTAAAATAGGGGGCAAAACACAGGAAGAATTTTTTAGTGATTTATTGAATAAAAAAATGAATTACGGCTGGATAGAAGGCTCTCCCGAATTTAAAAAACAGGTAAGTATGCTGTATAAAAATATTTCGCCTGAACAGATTTTACAGACAAATGGAGCTACGGGAGCAAATTTTCTGGCTCTATATTCTTTAATTGAGCCGGGAGATCATGTGATTTCACTTTACCCTACGTATCAGCAATTATACGACATTCCCCGTTCTTTAGGAGCAGAAGTTGATTTGTGGCATATAAGAGAAGAAAAAAATTGGCTGCCTGATTTGGATGAATTACATAAAATGATTCGACCTGATACAAAGATGATTTGTATTAATAATGCGAATAATCCTACAGGGGCGGTAATGGAAGAAGAGTTTTTAAAAGAACTGGTAGAAATAGCAAAATCCTGCGGTGCTTACATTCTTTCAGATGAAGTTTACAAACCGTTGGAGGAAGGGCTTTATATACCTGCTATTGCAGACATATATGATAAAGGAATTTCTGCAAACAGTCTTTCCAAAACTTATTCCATTCCCGGAATAAGAATAGGCTGGACTGCAGCTAATCCGGAAATAACCGATATTTTTCGTAAATATAGAGATTATACTATGATTTGTATGGGAGTTTTTGATGATTATCTTGCTGCTTATGTACTGAAAAATAAAGAAGCAGTTTTGGAACGTAATCGAAAAATAGTATCGGAAAATCTGAATATAGTAAAAGAATGGGTAAAAAATGAACCGAGAGTTTCATTAATTTTTCCGAGACATGTATCCACTTCTTTTATTAAATTGGATATACCTTTGGAAATCGAGGAATTTTGTATTAAATTGCTTAAAGAAAAAGGAGTTCTTCTTGTTCCCGGAAATCGTTTTGATATGCCGGGATACGCAAGATTAGGTTATTGTACTCACACCGAAACATTGAAAAACGGATTAAAAGCTCTTTCAGAATATTTGAGAGAGTTTGATAATCATTAA